A region from the Lolium perenne isolate Kyuss_39 chromosome 4, Kyuss_2.0, whole genome shotgun sequence genome encodes:
- the LOC127295183 gene encoding T-complex protein 1 subunit theta gives MVGLTGGSSYGMQSMLKDGHKHLSGLDEAVLKNIGAARELSAITRTSLGPNGMNKMVINHLDKLFITNDAATIVNELEVQHPAAKLLVLAARAQQEEIGDGANLTISFAGELLEKAEELIRMGLHPSEIIIGYTKAINKTLEILEDLVEKGSENMDVRNMEEVVLRMKSAVASKQFGQEDVLCPLLADACIQVCPKNPANFNVDNVRVAKLVGGGLHNSSVVRGLVLKNDAVGSIKRVEKAKVAVFAGGVDTSATETKGTVLIHSAEQLENYAKTEEAKVEELIKAVADSGAKVIVSGAAVGDMALHFCERYKLMVLKVSSKFELRRFCRTTGSIALLKLSRPNADELGYADSVSVEEIGGARVTVVKNEEGGNSVATVLLRGSTDSILDDLERAVDDGVNTYKSMCRDSRIIPGAAATEIELAQRLKEFSLKETGLDQYAIAKFGESFEMVPRTLSENAGLGAMEIISSLYAEHAAGNVKVGIDLEEGACKDVSIMKIWDLYVTKSFALKYSADAVCTVLRVDQIIMAKPAGGPKPPQQGAMDED, from the exons ATGGTGGGCCTTACCGGAGGTTCGTCGTACGGGATGCAGTCTATGCTCAAGGATGGGCACAAGCACCTCTCCGGCCTCGACGAGGCCGTCCTCAAGAACATCGGCGCCGCCCGCGAGCTCTCCGCCATCACGCGGACCTCCCTCGGCCCCAACG GGATGAATAAGATGGTCATTAATCATCTggacaagctcttcatcacgaacGATGCTGCAACAATTGTGAACGAGCTTGAGGTCCAGCACCCTGCCGCTAAGCTCCTGGTGCTGGCTGCCAGGGCTCAGCAGGAGGAGATCGGAGACGGAGCTAACCTCACCATATCTTTTGCTGGCGAACTGCTGGAGAAGGCCGAGGAGCTCATCAGGATGGGGTTGCATCCCAGTGAGATCATCATTGGGTACACAAAGGCCATCAATAAG ACGCTTGAGATTTTGGAGGATCTAGTGGAGAAAGGCTCCGAGAACATGGATGTAAGGAACATGGAAGAGGTCGTGTTGAGGATGAAATCTGCTGTTGCCAGCAAGCAATTCGGCCAGGAAGATGTGCTGTGTCCCCTTCTCGCTGAT GCCTGTATCCAAGTTTGCCCCAAAAATCCGGCAAACTTCAATGTTGACAATGTTAGAGTGGCAAAGCTGGTTGGAGGTGGTCTGCACAATTCTTCTGTAGTCCGTGGGTTGGTTCTGAAAAATGATGCTGTTGGGAGCATAAAAAGGGTGGAGAAGGCCAAG GTTGCAGTATTTGCTGGTGGTGTCGACACTTCTGCAACTGAAACGAAGGGAACTGTCCTGATCCATTCTGCTGAGCAG CTTGAGAACTACGCTAAAACTGAGGAAGCTAAGGTGGAGGAGCTTATCAAAGCTGTGGCTGACTCAGGTGCCAAGGTTATTGTCAGTGGAGCAGCAGTTGGCGATATGGCTTTGCATTTTTGTGAACGTTACAA GCTAATGGTTTTGAAAGTCAGCTCAAAGTTTGAACTGAGACGATTTTGCCGTACTACTGGATCAATAGCACTT TTGAAGCTTAGCAGACCAAATGCGGACGAATTAGGATATGCTGACTCTGTTTCGGTGGAAGAAATTGGTGGTGCTCGG GTTACTGTTGTTAAGAATGAAGAAGGTGGAAACTCCGTGGCTACTGTTCTCTTGAGAGGCAGCACTGATAGTATATTAGATGACCTCGAAAGAGCTGTCGATGATGGCGTCAACACATACAAG TCAATGTGCAGGGATAGTCGGATCATTCCAGGTGCTGCAGCAACAGAGATAGAACTGGCGCAGAGATTGAAGGAGTTTTCTCTAAAGGAAACAGG GTTGGACCAGTATGCCATTGCAAAATTCGGTGAAAGTTTCGAAATGGTTCCAAGAACCCTGTCTGAAAATGCTGGACTTGGTGCAATGGAGATAATATCTTCTCTCTATGCTGAGCATGCTGCTGGCAATGTGAAAGTTGGCATTGACCTTGAGGAAGGCGCTTGCAAGGATGTATCCATTATGAAAATATGGGACCTTTATGTCACAAA GTCCTTCGCTCTAAAATACTCAGCGGATGCTGTATGCACTGTACTGCGGGTAGATCAG ATCATCATGGCAAAGCCGGCAGGAGGCCCTAAACCACCCCAACAAGGTGCTATGGATGAAGATTAG